The sequence TGGAATACTGCACTTGATTCCTACTGTTTTCCCTTCTGCTTCCCTCATCCCTCACCTCTCAATTCTGTTCTCAGCACAGCAGTCAGAGAGATCCTTTTAAAACAGAAGTTATATCATGGCCCTCTTCTGCTCAAAACTGTCCTCTAACTCCCCATCCCACTCAGAGCAAAGGTCAGATGCAACCCCACTCCCCTCAAGCCCACCTGTTCTGGCCGCACCTCTGACCTCACCTCAGTTTCTCTCTGTCCAGCCCTCCTGGCCTCCTTGCTCTTCTGGGAACACAGACCTTCCTGCCATAGTGCATTTGGACTGGagcttcctctgcctggaaagAACTTCCCCAGATATCCTCATGTCCCTCAAATCTTTCCTCAAAAGTCACCTTTGCAAAAAGGCACACACTGACTACCCAGCACAACAGCCACCTTCCCTGTCCCCACTGCCCACATCCTGGATCACCTGCCTCACAGCACTTACCACCTTCTAGCACTTTCCTTCCTTACTCTGGTTATAGTGTATCTATCGTCTGCCTCTTCCCACTGGAACATATGCTACAAAAGGCCAGagatttttctgattttacttcAGTGGTGTTCCCCAGATGCAGAACCATTCTGTCCTATGTCTGGCCAATGACAAAGGTCAGTTGAATGAATGATCACTGTAGAGCACCTCCCTATTTTGAAGGCAGTATCTTTATTAACATAGCCTCAGGCCAAGTGCTGTTTTGTGGCAGCTGCAGCACAAGGACCCCTCACACTGAGATAGAGGCCGCCTATGTTTTTCTCAGCAGTGCTGCTTGTgtgccctccctccccatccctcttTCTACAGCAACCCCCTCCCCGCACCCCCTGCCCCAGCACACTGCAGCACACAATCAGGTTCTCTCTTCAGGAAAGAACAGTCCTTGATGATGGGTCCAATTTCACAGACAAATGTAAGTCTAAATTAGACTCTGCTTTACAGATTCATGAGTTGGGATTGGATTCAGCACCAAGATCACTAGAAccagggcagggagagagggcaGAAGAGCAGAGCAGAAAAGGAGCTCTAGAAGCAGGGCAGGAGGTGAATGGCTCTGAAAATTTGTCTCAGAATGCACAGAGACCCCCGTGTGCAGGGGCCGCCCTGGGCGATGTGTGAGCCTCTGTGGTCACAGCTCCCGCTGGACAAGTTTCCACTGAAGGGACAAGGACAATGGAGCAGTGAAGGTGACCCAGCTGACGACTAACCACATAAAGCCCATGATGGACTCAACACCAAATGGGCACAGGCCCCGTCCACACTCGGCCCCCCACAGCCTTCTCCACACCCCACCTGCAACAGACTCAGCACAGCGAACATGCAGATTCTGGAAGGTTCTCAGGTCTTTATTTGCTCTCTCAAATTCCAGGAATTGACTTATTTAATTAATCCATCAACCTCTCATagcaaatatttgagaaaacaaatttatattcAGATTCTTATTTTCAGTAGGGAAGTAAGAAGTTGCAGCTCAGTGCACATAAAGttgagacagagatggagacatCCAGCCCCACCTCTCTGGAACAGGAAAGATGACTGGGGAGGAAACACAAGTCAGCATGGGAACAGGGGTCACGGTGGACACGGGGGTGGGCTGTCTCTCCACCTCCTCACATTATGCTAACAGGGACGCAGACACATTCAGGTGCCTTTGCAGAAAGAGATGCCAGAGGCTCTTGAAGTCACAAAGGGGAGGCGTGAAGAAATCCTGCATCTCAGTCCCTCACAAGACAGCTGTCTCAGGCTACAGAAAACAACAGTCATGAACAAATTCTGGTTAGTCATGGTAAGTGATGACACTCTAAACAGCCCACCACACACGCGAAACATCCCAATCAAAGAATCTCCATTACCCAGGCCTTTCCCCactgccccacccacccccagacCTGCCACCCCACCCACTCTAGACCCCAAGAATCTCACCTTTTCAAGCTGTGAGAGACACATCAGAGCCCTGGGCACTGTCGCTGCCTGGAGTAGAACAAAAACAGGACCTGGTCAGAGCCCGCAGGAGACGTGGGACAGGAGGAATTATGGGGTGGGTGAGCTCCTCCACACTCCCGCCCCCATCACTTACACGCAGCCTGAGAGTAGCTCCCTCCTTTTCCACCTGTGGGAAGAAAATGCCCTGTGAGGGGACTGGGAGGAAGCAGGGCCATGAGATCTTAGAGGAACCTCCTCGTCTTGGACCCAAAAGGAATTTCCAGAAGTATGACTACAGACCCAAGGCAGGATCAGGAAACACGAGGAAAGCAAGTGTGGGTCCTGGACCAACTGCCCTCCTAAGGTCTGTCCTTAGCAGGGACCTTCCCCTGACTCATGAATGCTGGAATCAGGACCCCAACACCACAACCACCAAGGTGATACATCCGTCCTTCATTGTCACATGTGCTGCACAAAAGAGTAAGTGCTGGCACACAGGGTCCCAGGCTGCGTTAGCCCCTGTGTGGATGCTGCTTCCCAGTAATGAGGCAGGGAACACTTCTACCTGGGGCTTGAAACCCCCAGTGGGACAAGAAAACCCAgaccccacccctcaccccttccCTACCTGAGCTCTTCCTCCTACACATCACAGCAGCGACCACAGCTCCGATGACCACAACTGCTAGGACAGCCAGGCCAGCAACAATGCCCACGATGGGGACGGTGGACTGGGAAGACGGCtctgggaaaggaagggaagatgaGGGGCCCTGACCCTGCTGAAGGGCTCCTGCTTTCCCTGAGAAGAGATATGACCCCTCATCCCCCTCCTTACCCCATCTCAGGGTGAGGGGCTTCGGCAGCCCCTCATGCTGTACATGGCATGTGTATCTCTGCTCTTCTCCAGAAGGCACCACCACAGCTGCCCACTTCTGGAAGGTTCTATCTCCTGCTGGTCTGGTCTCCACAAGCTCGGTGTCCTGAGTTTGGTCCTCGCCATCCCGCTGCCAGGTCAGTGTGATCTCCGCAGGGTAGAAGCCCAGGGCCCAGCACCTCAGGGTGACCTCATGGTCAGAGATGGGGTGGTGGGTCACATGTGTCTTTGGGGGGTCTGATGGGAAGAGTCAGAAAATTCAGGCGCTTTGCATCTCTCATGGGACACCCTAGGACCACCCATGTGACCAGCCTGAGAATGGACAGGACacctggggtggggaaggggcacAGAACCCAGACACCAGCCTGGACGCAGGCACCTGGGATAATCTCCTATTCATTGGAAAGTTCGAGTCTCTGAGCGGGGAACAGGGACTTCTGCTCCTGATCTGAGTGGAGGTAAAGTGACTCAGAAGTGCTGGAATCAGAGCCCCAAACACACTGAGTGTGAGGCAGAGAACAAGGCCTGAGAGGAAAAGTCACGGTTCCCAAGGCTGCTGCAGGGGTCAAAGGGGACCCCTGATCAGTATTCTAGGGACTGTCTTCCCCTCCATTTCCTCAGAGACGTCATCCCTTAATTGTCCTAGAGAGAAGAGGGGGCCCTCAGAGGAAACTCAGGAAAACTCATGCCATTCTCCATTCAAGGGAGGGCGACATTCTAGCGCTGATCccattttcctcctcttctcgTGGGAGGCCATCCCCGGCGACCTATAGGAGATGGGGAAGGCTCCCCACTGCCCCTGGTACCCGCGCGCTGCAGCGTCTCCTTCCCGTTCTCCAGGTATCTGCGGAGCGACTCCACGCACAGGCCCTCCAGGTAGGCTCTCAGCTGCTCCGCCACACGGGCCGCCTCCCACTTGCGCTGGGTGATCTGAGCCGCGGTGTCCGCCGCGGTCCAGGAGCTCAGGTCCTCGTTCAGGGCGATGTAATCCTTGCCGTCGTAGGCGTCCTGGTCATACCCGCGGAGGAGGCGCCCGTCCGGCCCCACGTCGCAGCCGTACATCCTCTGGATGATGTGAGACCCTGGCCCCGGCCCCGCGGTCAGCCCCGTCCCCcgagccccgccccgccccgacCAACCCGCGGGGATTTTGGCCTCAACTGAAAATGAAACCGGGTAAACGCGCCTGGGGCTCTCGCCGGTCGAGGGTCTGGGCGGGTCCCGCGGCCTCGGGGGCGGATCTCGGACCCGGAGACTCGGGGCGACCCGGGCCGTACGTGGGGGATGGGGAGTCGTGACCTGCGCCCCGGGCCGGGGTCACTCACCGGCCTCGCTCTGGTTGTAGTAGCGGAGCGCGGTGCGCAGGTTCTCTCGGTAAGTCTGTGTGTTGGTCTTGGAGATCTGTGTCTCCCGGTCCCAATACTC is a genomic window of Homo sapiens chromosome 6 genomic scaffold, GRCh38.p14 alternate locus group ALT_REF_LOCI_4 HSCHR6_MHC_MANN_CTG1 containing:
- the HLA-B gene encoding major histocompatibility complex, class I, B precursor (The RefSeq protein has 37 substitutions compared to this genomic sequence), whose protein sequence is MLVMAPRTVLLLLSAALALTETWAGSHSMRYFYTSVSRPGRGEPRFISVGYVDDTQFVRFDSDAASPREEPRAPWIEQEGPEYWDRNTQIYKAQAQTDRESLRNLRGYYNQSEAGSHTLQSMYGCDVGPDGRLLRGHDQYAYDGKDYIALNEDLRSWTAADTAAQITQRKWEAAREAEQRRAYLEGECVEWLRRYLENGKDKLERADPPKTHVTHHPISDHEATLRCWALGFYPAEITLTWQRDGEDQTQDTELVETRPAGDRTFQKWAAVVVPSGEEQRYTCHVQHEGLPKPLTLRWEPSSQSTVPIVGIVAGLAVLAVVVIGAVVAAVMCRRKSSGGKGGSYSQAACSDSAQGSDVSLTA